A window of candidate division KSB1 bacterium contains these coding sequences:
- a CDS encoding transposase, with amino-acid sequence MDALFRPGNVHCNHGTDLRKAVGRLVKAIRTHYADVPIILLKDSGFLDDKNFRFFEERLGIHYACSGKLYKGIKQYVKEVPVDRFHLYQMSWSFVEFGNRLDTWSTFRRCIFTSQETEDNGQMTFDFARPDNVIYTNIGQNKECDEKLVQAVGDDYLKAEKIIELDHSRGKGELVHRSQKDFVVCEQLPFKGFGMNRAFYYIFLMSHFLYEAFKRDMTQDVLPVTSYPSTFRRTVIDFAVKIISTSQQVISESHPSYL; translated from the coding sequence GTGGATGCATTGTTCCGTCCTGGCAATGTGCACTGCAATCATGGGACAGATTTGAGAAAAGCTGTTGGACGTTTGGTCAAAGCGATTCGAACCCATTATGCTGATGTGCCAATCATACTGCTTAAAGACAGCGGTTTTTTAGATGATAAGAATTTCAGATTTTTTGAAGAACGCCTCGGCATTCATTATGCGTGCAGCGGAAAGCTCTATAAGGGTATTAAACAATATGTTAAAGAAGTTCCTGTTGATCGATTTCACTTGTATCAAATGTCGTGGTCGTTTGTTGAATTTGGTAACCGGCTTGACACGTGGTCTACATTTCGGCGATGCATTTTCACATCACAAGAAACCGAAGATAATGGCCAGATGACCTTTGATTTTGCTCGACCGGACAATGTGATTTATACAAACATTGGCCAGAATAAAGAATGTGATGAAAAGCTGGTGCAGGCAGTTGGCGATGACTATTTAAAGGCGGAAAAGATCATTGAATTGGATCATAGTCGCGGCAAGGGTGAACTTGTTCATCGTTCACAAAAGGATTTTGTCGTATGCGAGCAGCTTCCCTTTAAAGGCTTTGGAATGAACAGAGCCTTTTATTACATTTTTTTGATGAGTCATTTTCTATACGAAGCTTTCAAGCGTGATATGACCCAGGATGTGTTACCGGTTACGAGCTATCCCAGCACTTTTCGCCGGACTGTAATTGATTTTGCTGTCAAGATAATATCGACGAGTCAACAGGTAATCTCTGAAAGTCACCCAAGCTACTTATGA
- a CDS encoding DUF2442 domain-containing protein yields the protein MEIQLYIGIQSARYLKEYEILLTFENGEKKVFNVLPDLQKGKFIKLKDKNLFVTVHMSFDAIEWDNGVELDPEYVYEQSVQTK from the coding sequence CTGGAGATACAACTGTATATCGGTATTCAATCTGCAAGATATCTAAAGGAATATGAAATACTGTTAACCTTTGAAAATGGAGAGAAAAAGGTTTTCAACGTTTTACCCGATTTGCAAAAGGGGAAATTCATAAAATTAAAGGATAAAAATCTCTTTGTAACCGTTCACATGTCTTTTGATGCCATAGAATGGGATAACGGTGTGGAACTGGATCCTGAATATGTGTATGAACAGAGTGTACAGACGAAATAG
- a CDS encoding transposase, producing the protein MPNHVHGILILNDVNGVNCNKAGKHPDHGGNPVPRRRVACNAPTGNAPTGNAPIGNISTGHPSTPPPDKNKFMSDISPKSGSVSTLIRSYKSAVTRHAHRLGFDFTWQSRFYDHIIRNDQAFERISDYIRNNPLNWQDDGFYT; encoded by the coding sequence ATGCCCAATCATGTACATGGGATTTTGATATTGAATGATGTGAATGGGGTTAATTGCAATAAGGCCGGCAAACATCCGGACCATGGTGGTAATCCCGTTCCCCGTAGGCGCGTTGCATGCAACGCGCCTACGGGGAACGCGCCTACGGGGAACGCGCCCATAGGTAATATATCAACCGGCCATCCATCCACCCCACCCCCGGACAAAAACAAATTCATGTCGGATATTTCACCCAAATCGGGATCTGTTTCCACCCTCATACGGTCATATAAATCCGCGGTCACCCGGCATGCTCATCGTCTGGGATTTGATTTCACCTGGCAGTCGCGGTTTTATGATCACATTATTCGCAATGATCAGGCTTTTGAAAGAATTTCGGATTACATTAGAAACAATCCGTTGAACTGGCAGGATGATGGCTTTTATACTTGA
- a CDS encoding DUF2442 domain-containing protein, whose translation MQKGKFIKLKDKNLFVTVHMSFDAIEWDNGVELHPEYVYEQSVPVNPAANRY comes from the coding sequence TTGCAAAAGGGGAAATTCATAAAATTAAAGGATAAAAATCTCTTTGTAACCGTTCACATGTCTTTTGATGCCATAGAATGGGATAACGGTGTGGAACTACATCCTGAATATGTGTATGAACAGAGTGTGCCGGTGAATCCTGCAGCGAACCGGTATTAG
- a CDS encoding PTS sugar transporter subunit IIA, protein MSLLDILTKEVIAVPLKAQYKNEAIRELIELLKNDGQISDAEQVYDDVMTREDKASTGLEKGIAVPHAKTGAAEKLTAAIGIAPDGIDFGSMDNTPSKLIFLVIAPPASSGAHIALLSEIARLSQYQSLCDELAKADSPEQVLSILQGED, encoded by the coding sequence ATGAGTTTACTTGACATATTGACAAAAGAGGTGATTGCCGTCCCGCTCAAAGCGCAATATAAAAACGAAGCGATCCGGGAATTAATTGAGCTTTTAAAGAACGATGGTCAAATATCCGATGCAGAACAAGTTTATGATGACGTTATGACGCGCGAGGACAAGGCGAGTACCGGGCTGGAAAAAGGTATTGCCGTGCCACACGCCAAAACAGGCGCGGCCGAAAAACTCACGGCAGCGATCGGCATCGCGCCGGACGGCATTGATTTCGGGTCAATGGACAACACGCCTTCCAAATTGATTTTTCTCGTCATCGCGCCGCCCGCTTCATCCGGAGCCCATATCGCACTTTTATCCGAAATCGCCAGACTGTCGCAGTACCAGTCGCTTTGCGATGAACTGGCAAAAGCCGACAGCCCGGAACAGGTGCTGTCCATATTGCAGGGAGAAGATTGA
- a CDS encoding universal stress protein: MSDIIRNILVYIDGTEQSIVAAHYAVCLAKTLHTEISALFVVNTQALGTLVKSRIFLQDEEAEYRRDLNADADRYLKHVQQIAQAKGVDVKLHNKNGSVSGEIKNCIKENEIDLLIIGELSRIKSRRDQFYDETERAMRSVPCSVLMVKDEDRVWNMYDHLL; the protein is encoded by the coding sequence ATGAGCGATATCATCCGTAACATATTGGTGTACATAGACGGGACTGAACAATCGATTGTCGCTGCTCATTATGCCGTCTGTCTGGCGAAAACACTTCATACAGAGATCTCGGCTCTGTTCGTCGTCAATACCCAGGCTCTCGGCACCCTGGTGAAATCGCGTATTTTTCTCCAGGATGAAGAGGCAGAATACCGCCGCGATCTGAATGCCGACGCTGATCGCTATTTGAAACATGTTCAACAAATTGCGCAGGCCAAAGGTGTGGATGTTAAACTGCACAACAAAAACGGTTCTGTCAGCGGTGAAATTAAAAACTGCATCAAAGAAAACGAGATCGATCTGCTGATCATCGGAGAATTATCCCGGATAAAATCCCGACGTGATCAGTTTTATGATGAAACAGAACGCGCCATGCGCAGTGTTCCCTGTTCGGTGCTCATGGTCAAGGATGAAGACCGGGTCTGGAATATGTATGACCATCTGTTGTAG
- a CDS encoding V-type ATP synthase subunit D yields MYNNYTPTRTTLLQLKQDLSFANLGYDLLDQKRNILVMELLDLVDQTVDYQNLVDEALQAAYNSLEEAVLKMGKMKVFCLSSAVHIDADIDISTRNIMGVSLPVVETHFEERSPYFSTLDTHFYIDSSIEHFKKALNIMGRFSELKISVMRLAAEVKKTIRKVNALEKIAIPEYREAIQYIENRLEENERDAVILLKKIKERLEKKAY; encoded by the coding sequence ATGTATAACAACTATACACCAACCCGCACCACGTTACTGCAACTGAAACAGGATCTTTCCTTTGCCAACCTGGGATATGATCTTCTGGATCAAAAAAGAAATATTCTTGTGATGGAGCTTTTGGATTTGGTTGATCAAACAGTGGATTACCAGAATCTGGTTGACGAAGCGTTACAGGCGGCCTACAACTCGCTGGAAGAGGCCGTTCTCAAAATGGGAAAAATGAAAGTATTCTGTCTCTCAAGCGCTGTTCATATTGATGCGGATATTGATATCAGCACACGCAATATTATGGGCGTTTCATTGCCGGTCGTGGAAACCCATTTTGAGGAACGCTCACCCTATTTTAGTACCCTGGACACCCATTTTTACATTGACAGTTCTATTGAGCATTTTAAAAAGGCGTTGAACATCATGGGACGTTTTTCCGAACTGAAAATATCCGTGATGCGTCTGGCTGCGGAAGTGAAAAAGACGATCAGAAAAGTAAATGCTCTGGAAAAAATCGCCATTCCCGAATATCGCGAGGCCATTCAATATATCGAAAACCGGCTTGAAGAAAATGAACGGGATGCGGTTATTTTACTCAAAAAAATAAAAGAACGGCTGGAAAAAAAGGCCTATTAA
- a CDS encoding V-type ATP synthase subunit B, which produces MIEQLKSGKEYVGINKVDGPLLFIKNTHPIGFRELVECIDPSGAVRLGIVLDTSADVVVVQLFEGTASLTLPNTRLRFKGQAHQLGVSEKMLGRVFNGLGHPLDGGPAPRAENYYNVNGKAINPTAREYPRDFIQTGLSVIDGMNTLIRGQKLPIFSGNGLPHNELAAQITRQAKIRGTESEFAIIFAAMGVKHDVANYFIRSFEESGVSSKVALFLSLADEPSIERLITPRSALTLAEYLAFEKDMHVLVILTDMANYCESLREISTIRGEIPSRKGYPGYLYSDLAELYERSGMLKSSKGSITQLPILTMPNDDISHPIPDLTGYITEGQIVFDREMNSRGIFPPVAGLPSLSRLMKDGIGKDMTREDHPHLASQLFAAYSYVKDVRNLASVIGEEELTPLDTQYLEFGKIFEEKFITQGINEDRSIEETLELGWEALRSLPVDELTRLTEDEIETYYHV; this is translated from the coding sequence CTGATTGAACAACTGAAAAGCGGCAAAGAATATGTCGGAATCAACAAAGTGGACGGACCGCTGTTGTTCATCAAAAACACGCATCCTATCGGATTCCGGGAACTCGTTGAATGTATCGATCCCTCCGGCGCTGTGCGTCTGGGAATCGTCCTGGACACATCGGCGGATGTGGTTGTGGTTCAGCTGTTCGAAGGCACTGCGTCTCTCACCCTGCCGAATACGCGTCTGCGTTTCAAGGGGCAGGCGCATCAACTGGGCGTTTCGGAAAAAATGCTCGGCCGGGTTTTCAACGGTCTGGGACATCCACTGGACGGCGGCCCCGCCCCACGGGCTGAAAACTATTACAATGTGAACGGCAAAGCCATCAATCCGACGGCTCGCGAATACCCGCGCGATTTTATCCAGACCGGATTATCAGTGATCGACGGCATGAACACGCTGATACGCGGTCAGAAACTTCCTATCTTTTCCGGAAACGGTCTGCCTCATAACGAGCTTGCCGCGCAGATCACCCGGCAGGCCAAAATACGCGGCACCGAATCCGAATTTGCCATTATTTTCGCCGCTATGGGTGTGAAACACGATGTGGCCAATTATTTTATCCGCTCATTCGAAGAATCCGGCGTGTCCAGCAAAGTCGCGCTGTTCTTATCCCTCGCGGATGAACCCTCCATCGAGCGGCTGATCACACCGCGAAGCGCGCTCACACTGGCAGAGTATCTGGCCTTTGAAAAAGATATGCACGTGCTCGTCATTTTGACTGACATGGCCAATTATTGCGAATCGCTGCGCGAGATCTCGACGATACGCGGTGAAATACCGTCGCGTAAAGGCTATCCCGGCTACCTGTATTCGGATCTGGCAGAGCTTTACGAGCGGTCCGGAATGCTGAAAAGCTCCAAAGGCTCGATCACACAGCTGCCGATTCTGACCATGCCCAATGATGATATTTCGCATCCGATCCCGGATCTCACCGGCTATATCACAGAGGGACAGATCGTGTTTGACCGCGAGATGAACTCGCGCGGGATATTTCCGCCGGTCGCCGGACTCCCTTCCCTGTCGCGTTTGATGAAAGACGGCATCGGCAAAGACATGACCCGGGAAGATCATCCGCATCTGGCCAGCCAGCTGTTTGCCGCATACAGCTATGTCAAAGATGTGCGTAATCTGGCCTCGGTTATCGGCGAAGAAGAACTGACGCCTCTGGACACTCAGTACCTTGAATTCGGCAAAATCTTTGAAGAAAAATTTATTACCCAGGGCATCAATGAGGACCGCAGCATAGAAGAGACCCTTGAGCTCGGCTGGGAAGCGCTCCGTAGTTTGCCCGTTGACGAATTGACACGTTTGACCGAAGACGAAATCGAAACCTATTATCATGTATAA
- a CDS encoding V-type ATP synthase subunit A, protein MTFPSLIDPRTGKSLMERTILIANTSNMPVSAREASIYTGVTLAEYIRDQGYHVAVMADSTSRWAEALRELSGRMEEMPAEEGFPAYLPTRVAEFYERAGYMETLSGKNGSVTLIGAVLPPGGDFSEPVTQHTKRFVRCFWSLDRQLANARHYPAISWLESYSEYLTDIAAWWEQHAGTEWSKYRKDIMDLLQREVRLNQVVKLVGPDALPDSQRFIIDVCRLFKNAFLQQNAFDETDRFSTIEKQYKMLELILHYYYRGQKAIKSGITLVKLRQMKVYQDIVKMKFSISNEDVSEFDKLMTRLGRSFDQLEAIFE, encoded by the coding sequence ATGACTTTCCCGAGCCTCATCGATCCGCGTACCGGCAAAAGCCTGATGGAACGCACCATTCTGATTGCCAATACATCGAATATGCCGGTCTCCGCCCGCGAAGCCAGCATCTATACCGGTGTCACCCTTGCCGAATATATCCGCGACCAGGGTTATCATGTGGCGGTGATGGCGGATTCCACATCCCGCTGGGCGGAAGCCTTGCGCGAATTATCCGGACGTATGGAAGAAATGCCGGCCGAAGAAGGCTTTCCCGCCTATCTGCCGACGCGTGTCGCTGAATTTTACGAACGCGCCGGATATATGGAAACCCTGAGCGGTAAAAACGGCTCCGTTACCCTGATTGGCGCAGTTTTGCCGCCGGGCGGCGACTTTTCCGAACCGGTCACTCAGCACACCAAACGATTTGTGCGCTGCTTTTGGAGTCTGGACCGTCAGCTCGCCAATGCACGCCATTATCCCGCCATCTCATGGCTGGAAAGCTACAGCGAATACCTGACGGATATCGCAGCCTGGTGGGAACAGCATGCAGGAACAGAATGGAGCAAATACCGCAAAGATATAATGGATCTCTTGCAGCGGGAAGTCCGGCTCAACCAGGTGGTCAAGCTTGTGGGCCCGGACGCGCTTCCCGATTCACAACGCTTTATTATTGATGTGTGCAGACTGTTCAAAAACGCGTTTCTGCAGCAAAATGCCTTTGACGAAACGGACCGGTTCTCAACCATCGAAAAACAGTATAAAATGCTTGAACTTATTCTGCATTATTATTATCGCGGCCAAAAAGCGATTAAAAGCGGCATCACCCTGGTGAAACTTCGACAAATGAAGGTCTATCAGGATATTGTAAAAATGAAATTTTCAATTTCCAATGAGGATGTCTCGGAATTTGATAAACTGATGACGCGTCTGGGACGTTCTTTTGACCAGTTGGAGGCTATTTTTGAATAA